Genomic segment of Solea senegalensis isolate Sse05_10M unplaced genomic scaffold, IFAPA_SoseM_1 scf7180000014891, whole genome shotgun sequence:
AACGTGACGACAGCAAAGTCGTAACGTGACGACAGCAAAGTCGcaacgtgacaaaaaaaatgaacaaattaggAGAAAAAGTTTTGGTAATCCAAGAatgaagtcataatattatgcaaatgaagttgtaatattaccagaagtgagaataaaatcataacATTTCAAAGCAATTCTTTGGATAATTAAGATTGGATTGGTTGGATGCAGAAGGAATGGAAGAGCCACACTGGCATGTCGACCCGCGGAGCCGCAACCTTCCAGGTGGAAGACGACTTGCATCATTCCCTCTCTGTGGTGAGGACAGAATACCTGGCATACAGAGTACAGCACAGGAAGAGGACCAATCCCACAATGCTTTGTGCATCCCACCACTGGATGTCCGGATGGGGGACCACTGGTCCAGGTGGTGGAGTTGGACTGTTGGGCTGCACCAGGCTCAACAGGCTGGGGTTACACTGTCGGTCTGAAGTCAGAGAAagacacaaatgacaaatgacagagaagCTTGGACTTTTAACTACGATTAGTGGAAACTGCGGTGGAACTCACTGGGGTTGTTGGTCATGCCTGACCAGGTCACATACATGGTgtagagggagatgagggaggcCTGCAGCAGACCTGAGCTGGGCTGAGCCTCCTGCAGACAGGAAATCACAGGAAACTCAAACTCACATGACTCAAAGTTGCATCATCTTTCAATTACATTCTGTTTTGGTAATTAAAGAGTTTAACCTGTGACCTCTGCAACTACAGTCGGTTTACACAGTCAAATCCACAAAGGCAGAAAGTCCAGTGGATTTATAACCAGGTGTGATTTACCTTAAACTGGACATCACACCAATGCGATTTAAACAGAAAAGTATGAATAATTAGATTGACAAagaaatgaatcgtcaactatttagaTAATCAAGTCGATCggttttagtatttttttttaaataattaaaacaagtcgTTATTTCAAAAGAACAagtaaataatcaatagatcaAATCGATTATAAAAACACTCAGAAACTCCCATTTCTTCAGAAATCCATTTTTGCACCACGACTCTAAATGGTAAGAAAACGCCTGAATGAAGTGAAGAACATGAGCTGGAAATGTCTGCTTATTTGTTGCGTAACGTTTGGCCCTCAGATGAAAACAATGTTTaattgtgtttcccaacccCGGTCCTCAGGGAACTCTgccccgctccaacacacctgattcaggtGGTCAGCTCGTCACCACGCTCTGCAGAAggctgataacgagctgttgaTCTGAATCAGGTGATCACCACTAAATATTTTGGGTAGCGTGTGACTTCAGACACTGACggtagaacatctctgcatctggGGCTTTGACAGTTTACCAGATAAAGTCCAGCTGTATATTGCTGTGGAGTCACAGTGGTTCACTGCATCATAAACCCATGTGACTATAACTTATTCCCTCGACAGGTTCTGTTAGCAAGCTAGTACGTGGCTATGTTGGAGGAAAACTTTGGTCTGTGAGTGTCTGCAACCTGCTGCCACAATAACGGcacaacacacaaatcatttgTTGGATTTGACACGTTACAAGTCATCGAAAGTTAAGTGTCTGTCCTTGCACAGGATTCACAGTGAAGACTGTGTTTCACTCACTTATCACTCAACACGGTGTGAGAGACATAAATGCAACACTACAGGTGACAACACTCTGACACTAACGGAGGCTGGACTGACTTCTGCTGCAGTTGCTTTTAGAATTTTAGaatcatcatcacaaacacaatttgcctcaaagggctttacagtctgtacagcaagtgacaacctctgtccttagaccctctgtccttaggcCCTCTGTCCTTAGGCCCTCTGTCGTTAGGCCCTCTGTCGTTAGACCCTCTGAGACCACTCTGTGGTTAGACCCtcgtccttagaccctctgtcgttagaccctctgtccttagaccctctgtcgttagaccctctgtccttagaccctcgtACGTGTTGGggttatacatgtatacacatagaAAGCTTTGAGTAACAGTAAAGTTTGAgcactttatttattaaaggtttCTGTCTGTGAAGTAATGTTTCACATGACTTAGGCATATGTAACATTTATTATAACCCTTAACTATGACTTGAGTACAGTGTATGCATAACTTAActataattaagcatttattaaccGTCATTATCCTTTATTAAAGATTAACAATAGTTGATCCGTGGTAAACTGTGCTCATACATGGTTTTCTTGGATCTCTTATGTATTTGTGAAGTCACACggagaatattattattaatcaatgcTTTTGGTAGTTCTTCAGTACTACTGTGTAAAATGACGTTACCAGTAGCTTCATAAAcccttgaataatgtgtgaatggaaGCTTTAATTTACCTGAATAACTTTATTAAATCTTTAGTTAATTTGCAGTTAGAAAATGCTCATTTCATCATTTACTAACTgttaatcaataatcaatataCCATCGGGTTAGGGTTTCTGGAGAACTTCCAGACTTCAGGTTATCACATAGCTTCAGCACGTCGTACGTCTCCTTTACCTGAACTGTGGGGAGAATGGACACGACGGACACGACGATACAGAATATGAGGTTGAGGCTGATGACGACCTTGTGCTCGGTGCAGTCGTCAGGTTTGGTGTAAAACACGTAGAAGAGCACGACAGCGGTGAAAGCCAGAGCGTAGAAGACGAGGGTGAAAGACAGCAGAGCTACAGGAGAGAGACAACATCGTTACATAGATATGCAGCAGGGTGGTGACCATGTTGTTGAGGGTTTGATGACAGCAGCAGTTGTAATAACTAGCTGCTGCATAAAGACATAACTTGGCATGTGCAAACCTTAGAAAAAGCCTGATTATTCATGAATTTAAAAAGGGAGTGAATTGTGTTCACTTTCTACCTGCTAACCAGCACTTGCGGTTTCCGTTCTCGGCCCTCTCCAGCCAAGACTGATTCCAGGAATGAGCGAAGTCCACGAGCAGGATGAgctggatgatgatgaagaagaaggagcccACCACGCCGAAGTAATACCACACtgagacaagacaagaaaacaTCCACGAGGAATCCCTTTCATGTAATTCTGAGCTGTGAACCCAATACAGATGGTCCAGACCACGGCAGCGCACCTGGTCTTAAAGGACACATGTCCCCCCTTTGTTCATCAGCTCCACTGGCTGCCCTTagaatcactgatgctagcctacaaagtgctccACGGGTCTGCTCCCACCATCAGACGATCCAGACTCTTctcatgtgtcgttccacgctggtggaatggcCAGAACAGTGGCGTCCCGGTCTATCTTCAAGGAGCTcctgaaaacccagctcttctgCGAGggtcttctgtcctagcacttacccgacctcggcactctcaccctccATCAGTCCACTGGTCCTATcgagtggagttctttccaagacttgtTCTATGCagcttattcctctcttgtaagttgctttggataaaatgctaaatgctaaatgcttaaatggaAATGTTAATGTAAGCTGTTACCCTGACActcagcagttgccatggttactgctTATCTATTGCATCTTACTGTATTAGCACATACAGACCAAGTGAGTGACACATGGCAGTTGTTGAAATGGGCTCATATGGTGGACGGTGGCTAGCTGTCGCCGCCAATTTAGCAAAGCTTTTCTCTGGGTCACTTATAGTTTCTGCATTTGTGTATTCTGCGTATTTCACATCATAATGTAGAACAGTCGGCTCCCAACCCCACGCTTGAATAAAGTCAAATGGACAGACCTGTAGTGAAGGTGCCATCTGGAATGAAGAAAGCTCCCACTGTTATGCCAACCAGCAACAGGAATTTAAAGAACCAGAACCTGGGAAGAAAAAAGGAGCAAGGTTATTCTCAGTAAACTGGATGCTGCCAATCTGTCAACCGTGAACATAGTCTTAAACGCAGTGCCCTCGTTTGGCCACTGGAGTGCAGCATAGTCTACAGAGCTGAACGAACCCGTTCTGGACGGCAGCTCGAGGGTCCTTGCTGCTGCGCACTCGGATCATGATgatggagaagaggaagaagaagcaggcCATGGCGAAACACATGCGGTACACAGACTTGTAGCCCACAATGACGTCACAGTTCACTTTGTTCTCGATGCCAGGTAGAGCCATCCCGCCGACACAGAATCCTGGAATCTGATCATGTGAAACACAGGGTTGAACAGCTGTCATGGCACGAGGGGGAAATgctctattatattatatcactgTTGCCGGGTTACAGTTCACTTAGGAAAGCTACTCGAAAAGATTTGCATAtcttatttactttacttactttaacTAAGGCTGACATGTGGATTCAGGAAGCTTTAATTGAGCATCATGAGGTGATTTATCATGAAGTCCAGGATCATATGTCTGTCTCTAACAGGCTTTacacttggcaggtgacttgtGCACTGTGTTTGGACATAACGGTAGAAATGCAGCAGATATATCGCTAAACGAGCCACTTCCACTCGTCTCACACGGAGATATTACAAGATTTGATCTGTTCAGTTTCACCTGAATCATTCAAAGGCTGCAAACAACTAATATCTTTTATTGCAATATAGAGTAGTTTGTGGTAACTGTGTAACACTTTTATAGTCTtgacgaccactcaaagctaCTTTCACAGGTTAGGTGCCTTGCCCATGAGCACGTTGACTAGCAGAGCTTGGAATCGAAACAATAaacttcgagttgaaagacctaaccctaacccttaccctgaCAAGAAAAACTTACTTAGATTGTGACCGACATGCTAATATAGTAAATCGTAACATgatcatttacagccatatctgttaggtggtaaattcattaaaactagggatgcacgatatatcggcattaatattgttatcggccgatgttcgtcattttttaacatatcggcatcggtccaatgagtaaaactgcgccgattttaacaacccatgtttatacccgtctaattgctgtttgtgtatgtgtgtcgggaagggaggccatgcggcatttgtttgggcatatgacagcgtcagtgacgcaagcgcagcacaagatgtgtgtgtgtgtgtgtgtgtgtgtgtgttgaggagagagaatgtcagcggtgtgggcgattcttcagggtgtcaatagaagatacgcaaaaagcattatgcaacacttgcaaagtcgaggtaatgcgagtAGGGTTCcacgtcaagtcattcaataccacaaatttgattatgtcatttgaaaaaccaccaccctgaagtacacaaacaacggcaggaagctaacgctagtaacattaggcagcagacaaaaagaaagcagcgcagctgggactcgaccaaaggaagacagtggccagggcaataacgatcaaggtaatggaaatgattgctcttgacgaccagccgagggttccgacggttgatggcgcatattgaaccccgcaacaacctgccaagtcggcgctacttttccgatgttttgcaattgaataaatatctggttgccatgaatactggcaagtttgataaagtattttaacatgttttcttttattatggcagctcttagtagagcttgtcaggtattgtttctcatatctgttgtgtagttttattgtgaagggaagtggcgcggttgttgttgccgggaggaagggttgttgactttatttacgtacccagtatagacgcccttatctcggttacagtaactttggcagggtattatttttatttatgttcatgtttgtaatttatgatccaaactttctcacaggagtttagtgagttgagggagttaaactgtactttaatttagttacacacttgctacaagtggtaaaggtttctaaaaacctttaccacttgcatcttatgtgaccttgttatttggaggtaaaacatgttttgaaaataaaggaagacattcaaaaattcagcttgcatgattttcattctgtacaaacttttatcctctcagaaactttttttttaaaacatatatcgatatcgatagatatcggttatcggccatagcagcaatattaatatcggatatcggtatcggcggaaatagtcacatcggtgcatccctaattaaAACGTCTTTTttatgagaaaacaaaaaggtttctGTGGGGAGACGCAAAGAAATATGTCCCATGACCCATCTGTTGACCCCGACCCAGTCCTGGGAAACCACTGATCCAACATCTAAAACCATCACACATTTCTGAAACAACACTCTAGATGGATTTTATAATATTCAATAAATATTAGCGTTGAATATTCAAGTAGCATTTTTGGTACAAATGCCCATCTCTACCTTTTTGAGATGTTCTTCCATGCCGGGGAGAATCATAATAACAGACACCAGAGTcccaagcagcagcaggaaggagaAGGCCAGGCGGCTTATGGTGGAGTTGTATGTTGAAGGGCAACATGATGAGAGAAGGCAGGAGGCCGAGCCGCACAAACAGGACGCCTacagagaggaaagaagaggaaagtAATTAGCATGGCACACATAGAGATCCATATTTGATGAAACTCCCGGGCAGGACTCGGGGATGTGGAATAATCAGAGTTAGTCTTGCAGCAACTGTGggtgtggaaaacaaacacgcaAGGACTGTCTGCTGTCAGGGCAACCATCTTCCTCCTTCGTCGCTCTGCTTCCAGATAAATGATGATTCACAGTGGTTTCAGAGCTGCTGCCATGATAACATCCAGTGCTGCCAATGAAATCACAGAGGATTCCTGTAAGATCTGTGCAGGAGGCACTGAGATCAGCCTTCACAACAAACACCTGACGAGACAATTCAAGAGTCCCTCATTCTGCAGAACATCAAAGATGCAGAtt
This window contains:
- the serinc2 gene encoding serine incorporator 2, whose translation is MGACLALGSLASCASCLCGSASCLLSSCCPSTYNSTISRLAFSFLLLLGTLVSVIMILPGMEEHLKKIPGFCVGGMALPGIENKVNCDVIVGYKSVYRMCFAMACFFFLFSIIMIRVRSSKDPRAAVQNGFWFFKFLLLVGITVGAFFIPDGTFTTVWYYFGVVGSFFFIIIQLILLVDFAHSWNQSWLERAENGNRKCWLAALLSFTLVFYALAFTAVVLFYVFYTKPDDCTEHKVVISLNLIFCIVVSVVSILPTVQEAQPSSGLLQASLISLYTMYVTWSGMTNNPNRQCNPSLLSLVQPNSPTPPPGPVVPHPDIQWWDAQSIVGLVLFLCCTLYASIRSSNNTQVNKLMQTEEGQGLTSDYEAPTGEDGARRAVDNEEDGVTYSYSFFHFSLFLASLYIMMTLTNWYQPEADYQAMQTAMPAVWVKICSSWLGLAIYLWTLVAPLVLPNRDFS